One genomic segment of Arachis duranensis cultivar V14167 chromosome 4, aradu.V14167.gnm2.J7QH, whole genome shotgun sequence includes these proteins:
- the LOC127746764 gene encoding uncharacterized protein LOC127746764 isoform X5 has protein sequence MQRERDLQSWRIIYATAKSKGFNFKFKFAINNLTNPNFTPTTWTLSFLLKIRKFTFRINSKQQQQQPHAITLRRNVGRFIRAKIEKIRHKFQVRFKKKNRSTIVSANREESRRPYPKDLTHIGFGVVGFLESLAQSISRRKGLKDGNQKEQRESPEDASFQ, from the exons ATGCAAAGAGAGAGAGATCTTCAGTCATGGAGAATAATCTATGCCACCGCCAAATCCAAaggtttcaatttcaaattcaagTTCGCAATCAACAATCTCACTAACCCTAATTTCACTCCCACTACTTGGACCCTCTCCTTTCTCCTCAAAATTCGAAAATTCACATTTAGAATCAActcaaaacaacaacaacaacaaccacacGCTATTACTCTGCGGAGAAATGTGGGAAGATTCATTAGAGCCAAAATCGAGAAAATCCGTCACAAATTTCAGGTTCggttcaagaagaagaacagaTCAACAATTGTTTCTGCGAACAGAGAAGAATCGCGTCGTCCATATCCGAAG GACCTAACTCATATTGGATTTGGAGTTGTCGGGTTTTTAGAGTCTCTGGCTCAATCTATCTCCCGTCGAAAAGGTTTAAAG GATGGtaatcaaaaggaacaaaggGAAAGTCCCGAAGACGCCAGCTTCCAATAG
- the LOC127746764 gene encoding uncharacterized protein LOC127746764 isoform X1, giving the protein MQRERDLQSWRIIYATAKSKGFNFKFKFAINNLTNPNFTPTTWTLSFLLKIRKFTFRINSKQQQQQPHAITLRRNVGRFIRAKIEKIRHKFQVRFKKKNRSTIVSANREESRRPYPKDLTHIGFGVVGFLESLAQSISRRKGLKVIKMVAFLLFNKLRLAIKFMNLAFFPLVVVVAVIACLSFIFHTK; this is encoded by the exons ATGCAAAGAGAGAGAGATCTTCAGTCATGGAGAATAATCTATGCCACCGCCAAATCCAAaggtttcaatttcaaattcaagTTCGCAATCAACAATCTCACTAACCCTAATTTCACTCCCACTACTTGGACCCTCTCCTTTCTCCTCAAAATTCGAAAATTCACATTTAGAATCAActcaaaacaacaacaacaacaaccacacGCTATTACTCTGCGGAGAAATGTGGGAAGATTCATTAGAGCCAAAATCGAGAAAATCCGTCACAAATTTCAGGTTCggttcaagaagaagaacagaTCAACAATTGTTTCTGCGAACAGAGAAGAATCGCGTCGTCCATATCCGAAG GACCTAACTCATATTGGATTTGGAGTTGTCGGGTTTTTAGAGTCTCTGGCTCAATCTATCTCCCGTCGAAAAGGTTTAAAGGTAATCAAGATGGTTGCTTTTCTTCTATTCAACAAATTGAGGTTAGCAATAAAGTTTATGAATCTAGCCTTTTTTCCTTTGGTCGTTGTGGTGGCAGTAATAGCTTGCTTGTCCTTTATTTTCCACACGAAATAA
- the LOC127746764 gene encoding uncharacterized protein LOC127746764 isoform X6: MQRERDLQSWRIIYATAKSKGFNFKFKFAINNLTNPNFTPTTWTLSFLLKIRKFTFRINSKQQQQQPHAITLRRNVGRFIRAKIEKIRHKFQVRFKKKNRSTIVSANREESRRPYPKDLTHIGFGVVGFLESLAQSISRRKGLKVNSD, translated from the exons ATGCAAAGAGAGAGAGATCTTCAGTCATGGAGAATAATCTATGCCACCGCCAAATCCAAaggtttcaatttcaaattcaagTTCGCAATCAACAATCTCACTAACCCTAATTTCACTCCCACTACTTGGACCCTCTCCTTTCTCCTCAAAATTCGAAAATTCACATTTAGAATCAActcaaaacaacaacaacaacaaccacacGCTATTACTCTGCGGAGAAATGTGGGAAGATTCATTAGAGCCAAAATCGAGAAAATCCGTCACAAATTTCAGGTTCggttcaagaagaagaacagaTCAACAATTGTTTCTGCGAACAGAGAAGAATCGCGTCGTCCATATCCGAAG GACCTAACTCATATTGGATTTGGAGTTGTCGGGTTTTTAGAGTCTCTGGCTCAATCTATCTCCCGTCGAAAAGGTTTAAAG
- the LOC127746764 gene encoding uncharacterized protein LOC127746764 isoform X2 translates to MQRERDLQSWRIIYATAKSKGFNFKFKFAINNLTNPNFTPTTWTLSFLLKIRKFTFRINSKQQQQQPHAITLRRNVGRFIRAKIEKIRHKFQVRFKKKNRSTIVSANREESRRPYPKDLTHIGFGVVGFLESLAQSISRRKGLKVIKMVAFLLFNKLRTSWSYGFSQEYC, encoded by the exons ATGCAAAGAGAGAGAGATCTTCAGTCATGGAGAATAATCTATGCCACCGCCAAATCCAAaggtttcaatttcaaattcaagTTCGCAATCAACAATCTCACTAACCCTAATTTCACTCCCACTACTTGGACCCTCTCCTTTCTCCTCAAAATTCGAAAATTCACATTTAGAATCAActcaaaacaacaacaacaacaaccacacGCTATTACTCTGCGGAGAAATGTGGGAAGATTCATTAGAGCCAAAATCGAGAAAATCCGTCACAAATTTCAGGTTCggttcaagaagaagaacagaTCAACAATTGTTTCTGCGAACAGAGAAGAATCGCGTCGTCCATATCCGAAG GACCTAACTCATATTGGATTTGGAGTTGTCGGGTTTTTAGAGTCTCTGGCTCAATCTATCTCCCGTCGAAAAGGTTTAAAGGTAATCAAGATGGTTGCTTTTCTTCTATTCAACAAATTGAG
- the LOC127746764 gene encoding uncharacterized protein LOC127746764 isoform X3 has translation MQRERDLQSWRIIYATAKSKGFNFKFKFAINNLTNPNFTPTTWTLSFLLKIRKFTFRINSKQQQQQPHAITLRRNVGRFIRAKIEKIRHKFQVRFKKKNRSTIVSANREESRRPYPKDLTHIGFGVVGFLESLAQSISRRKGLKHITSLKAEHNECPLFGSLIGLG, from the exons ATGCAAAGAGAGAGAGATCTTCAGTCATGGAGAATAATCTATGCCACCGCCAAATCCAAaggtttcaatttcaaattcaagTTCGCAATCAACAATCTCACTAACCCTAATTTCACTCCCACTACTTGGACCCTCTCCTTTCTCCTCAAAATTCGAAAATTCACATTTAGAATCAActcaaaacaacaacaacaacaaccacacGCTATTACTCTGCGGAGAAATGTGGGAAGATTCATTAGAGCCAAAATCGAGAAAATCCGTCACAAATTTCAGGTTCggttcaagaagaagaacagaTCAACAATTGTTTCTGCGAACAGAGAAGAATCGCGTCGTCCATATCCGAAG GACCTAACTCATATTGGATTTGGAGTTGTCGGGTTTTTAGAGTCTCTGGCTCAATCTATCTCCCGTCGAAAAGGTTTAAAG cacattacaagccttaaagcggaacacaatgaatgtcctttatttggatccttgattggcttaggctag